The proteins below are encoded in one region of Tessaracoccus aquimaris:
- a CDS encoding DUF480 domain-containing protein, which produces MSTLPKLTAEEQRVLGCLLEKEVTVPASYPLTMNALKTACNQSSSREPVVDYDDRTIQDAMRGLKDHGLAGSTWADHGRRTIKYAQVAAEVLGLADDERAVLTVLLLRGPQAPGELRTRTDRMHTFADRGAVEACLTRMAGREAPLVVELPRRPGQQDARWAHLLGEPPTVPGPVAEVDREQILADGPGERDNQIRATYAAVAEDYAEQYGTWLDERPIERWLLDRVVDLAYERPIADVGSGPGNITAYLARAGGDVTGFDLSPEMVDVARREHPEISFEVADQRRLLRPPAASGWGAITAWYSLIHYTPTELVAQIGYLANLLDEEGVLAIAVHGGAEVSTTAQWLGHDVTTPWVSHDPAQVRAAVAAAGLVEIEAYVDLGEDRDRVFVLAQRP; this is translated from the coding sequence GTGTCGACGCTGCCGAAACTGACCGCCGAAGAACAACGGGTGCTCGGGTGCCTCCTCGAGAAGGAGGTGACGGTCCCGGCCAGTTATCCGCTCACCATGAACGCGCTGAAGACGGCATGTAACCAGTCGAGCAGTCGTGAGCCGGTGGTCGACTACGACGACCGCACCATCCAGGACGCGATGCGCGGGCTGAAGGACCACGGCCTTGCCGGTTCCACCTGGGCCGACCACGGTCGCCGGACCATCAAGTACGCGCAGGTCGCCGCAGAGGTGCTCGGGTTGGCCGACGACGAGCGCGCAGTGCTGACCGTCCTGCTGCTGCGTGGCCCGCAGGCACCGGGCGAGTTGAGGACGCGCACCGACCGGATGCACACGTTCGCCGACCGCGGCGCCGTCGAGGCGTGCCTCACGAGGATGGCCGGGCGGGAGGCACCACTGGTGGTCGAACTGCCCCGACGACCGGGGCAGCAGGACGCGCGATGGGCACACCTGCTCGGCGAGCCGCCGACCGTCCCCGGACCGGTAGCGGAGGTCGACCGGGAGCAGATCCTCGCCGACGGCCCGGGGGAGCGCGACAACCAGATCCGTGCGACCTACGCCGCCGTCGCCGAGGACTACGCCGAGCAGTACGGCACCTGGCTGGACGAGCGACCGATCGAACGCTGGCTGCTCGACAGGGTCGTCGACCTCGCCTACGAGCGCCCCATCGCCGACGTCGGCTCGGGTCCCGGCAACATCACCGCCTACCTGGCTCGGGCCGGGGGAGACGTCACGGGCTTCGACCTGTCGCCCGAGATGGTGGACGTGGCTCGGCGCGAGCATCCCGAGATCAGCTTCGAGGTGGCCGACCAACGCCGCCTCCTGCGCCCTCCCGCGGCCTCGGGGTGGGGCGCCATCACCGCCTGGTACTCGCTGATCCACTACACGCCGACCGAGTTGGTCGCACAGATCGGCTACCTGGCGAACCTGCTCGACGAGGAGGGCGTGCTGGCGATCGCGGTGCACGGCGGGGCCGAGGTGTCGACGACGGCGCAGTGGCTCGGCCACGACGTCACGACGCCCTGGGTCAGCCACGACCCGGCGCAGGTGCGGGCCGCCGTTGCCGCGGCGGGGCTGGTCGAGATCGAGGCCTACGTCGACCTCGGCGAGGACAGGGACCGGGTCTTCGTCCTTGCACAGCGGCCCTGA
- a CDS encoding SigE family RNA polymerase sigma factor, producing MARTDDEFDAFVRASFGRLTRTGYLICGDWHKAEDAAQAALLRLHPRWNRVAQKEAYARRALVTILIDESRRPWRREAPQDDIRDTTVADEAGTVDERVHLAGALAELTPRRRACVVLRFYLDASVADTAAALGCSEGNVKRMTSEALHALRHILTPTGASHGRP from the coding sequence ATGGCCAGGACGGACGACGAGTTTGACGCCTTCGTGCGCGCCTCGTTCGGCCGGCTGACCCGAACCGGCTATCTCATCTGCGGCGACTGGCACAAGGCCGAGGACGCGGCCCAAGCCGCTCTGCTGAGGCTCCACCCGCGCTGGAACCGGGTGGCCCAGAAGGAGGCTTACGCGAGGCGCGCTCTCGTGACCATCCTCATTGACGAGTCCCGCCGACCCTGGCGGCGCGAGGCCCCGCAGGACGACATCCGCGACACCACCGTCGCAGACGAGGCCGGAACCGTCGATGAGCGGGTCCACCTCGCCGGGGCACTCGCGGAACTCACCCCGCGCCGGAGGGCCTGCGTCGTGCTCAGGTTCTATCTCGACGCCTCCGTTGCCGACACCGCGGCGGCCCTCGGCTGCTCGGAGGGCAACGTCAAGCGCATGACTTCGGAGGCGCTCCACGCCCTCCGGCACATCCTCACCCCGACAGGAGCCAGCCATGGACGACCCTGA
- a CDS encoding HNH endonuclease signature motif containing protein: MRHEAVDELERHLDAARELLRTLSTSHLTAADAVALVTRIDVAADQLSGARMVLLDAAVSAAEPGTNVTDQLHATNRVTRRRAHSDVRMATELTERFEIVAEAWCSGRVSEAQARAIVAGLKRAPAVLSGADHDLRQAEMVAYAAHFDPDDLLKLATRMAELTDPAHAEALEAERLAREARVARASRLLAVVPDHHGSMLIRGQLPLADGEVLLAQLESLMPSSASYQHTGEVPSRGARRADALVRLCSVAASAERLPLRGADRPHAVITLDYDTLLTGRGAVGSIASGERLSAADARHLACDANIIPVVLGARSEPLDVGRTSRLFTGSLRAALTLRDQGCSFPGCDAVPAACDAHHITPWWQGGSTSLSNGVLVCAYHHRLIEPDPQKPADHQWQVELDPGSGLPTFIPPRQIDPSRRRRQHRRHRIRGRTLPSAEPCEPPAAAPPVLQTSAAWVA, from the coding sequence ATGAGGCACGAAGCAGTAGACGAGCTGGAGCGGCACCTCGACGCCGCCCGCGAGTTGCTGCGCACGCTCTCGACGAGCCACCTCACCGCCGCCGACGCCGTCGCGCTGGTCACCCGGATAGACGTCGCGGCCGACCAACTGAGCGGGGCAAGGATGGTCCTGCTCGACGCCGCGGTGTCCGCGGCCGAGCCCGGCACCAACGTCACCGATCAACTCCACGCCACCAACCGCGTCACCCGCAGGAGGGCGCACTCCGATGTCCGCATGGCCACCGAGCTCACCGAGCGCTTCGAGATCGTCGCCGAGGCCTGGTGCTCAGGCCGGGTCAGCGAGGCCCAGGCGCGCGCCATCGTCGCCGGCCTCAAGCGGGCACCCGCCGTCCTGAGCGGTGCGGATCACGACCTCCGCCAAGCCGAGATGGTCGCCTACGCCGCACACTTCGACCCCGACGACCTGCTCAAGCTCGCCACCCGGATGGCGGAACTCACCGACCCTGCGCACGCAGAGGCGCTCGAGGCGGAACGACTTGCCCGCGAGGCGCGCGTCGCCCGCGCCTCCCGGTTGCTGGCCGTGGTTCCCGACCACCACGGCTCGATGCTGATCCGCGGTCAACTTCCGCTCGCCGACGGCGAGGTGCTCCTGGCGCAACTCGAGTCGCTGATGCCGTCGTCCGCGTCCTACCAGCACACCGGCGAGGTCCCCAGCCGCGGAGCCCGCCGCGCCGATGCGCTGGTCAGGCTCTGCTCCGTCGCCGCGTCCGCGGAAAGGCTGCCGCTGCGCGGAGCCGACCGGCCGCACGCCGTCATCACCCTCGATTACGACACCCTCCTGACCGGCCGCGGGGCCGTCGGCTCGATCGCCAGCGGGGAACGGCTCTCGGCCGCCGACGCCCGCCACCTCGCATGCGACGCGAACATCATCCCCGTGGTGCTTGGTGCCCGCTCGGAGCCTCTCGACGTGGGTCGCACCAGTCGGCTGTTCACCGGCTCGCTGCGAGCCGCGCTGACGCTGCGCGACCAAGGCTGTTCGTTCCCCGGCTGCGACGCGGTGCCCGCCGCGTGCGATGCGCATCACATCACCCCCTGGTGGCAGGGCGGAAGCACATCCCTCTCGAACGGCGTACTGGTGTGCGCCTACCACCACCGGCTGATCGAACCCGATCCGCAGAAGCCGGCCGACCACCAGTGGCAGGTCGAACTGGACCCGGGCTCGGGTCTGCCCACCTTCATTCCGCCCAGGCAGATCGACCCCAGCCGGCGCCGAAGGCAACACCGCCGCCACCGCATCAGGGGGAGAACTCTGCCCTCCGCCGAACCCTGCGAGCCACCAGCGGCGGCACCCCCTGTGCTGCAGACATCGGCCGCCTGGGTCGCCTGA
- a CDS encoding Gfo/Idh/MocA family protein — protein sequence MNGVRWGIVGAGSIAGSVAGDFQFVPGAELVAIASRNQEKADAFALQQGIPKAFGSYRDLLESPEVDAVYIATPHPQHRDVALAAIANGKHVLVEKAFTATLAGAQQVVDAARVKGVFAMEALWTRFLPVVAAAREVVAWGRIGHVVAVQGDLYAYREFEAGNRLFEPELGGGAILDLGVYLVNLAQMFLGDVKSIDCMTRLFSNGVEKAAAITLAHTAHGLSSLTCGFDGPGPGRMLVVGTKGWIEIEPRFHHPSVITIHRPGVLPRVIEAPPAGAATATSSRRRPNGSPRAPPSPRRCRSATRSR from the coding sequence ATGAACGGGGTTCGCTGGGGAATTGTCGGAGCAGGTTCCATCGCGGGTTCGGTCGCGGGCGACTTCCAGTTCGTCCCCGGCGCTGAACTCGTGGCCATCGCGTCCCGCAACCAGGAGAAGGCCGACGCCTTCGCGCTTCAGCAGGGCATCCCCAAGGCCTTCGGGTCCTACCGCGACCTGCTCGAGTCGCCCGAGGTCGACGCCGTCTACATCGCCACCCCGCATCCCCAGCACCGCGACGTCGCGCTCGCCGCGATCGCCAACGGCAAGCACGTGCTTGTAGAGAAGGCGTTCACCGCCACACTCGCCGGGGCGCAGCAGGTCGTCGACGCGGCAAGAGTCAAGGGCGTGTTCGCGATGGAGGCGCTGTGGACCAGGTTCCTGCCCGTGGTCGCGGCGGCGCGAGAGGTGGTCGCCTGGGGGCGCATCGGTCACGTCGTAGCGGTGCAGGGCGACCTGTACGCCTACCGCGAGTTCGAGGCGGGCAACCGCCTGTTCGAGCCCGAACTGGGCGGCGGGGCGATCCTCGACCTCGGCGTCTACCTGGTGAACCTCGCCCAGATGTTCCTCGGTGACGTCAAGAGCATCGACTGCATGACGCGACTATTCTCCAACGGCGTCGAGAAGGCCGCCGCCATCACGCTCGCGCACACGGCGCACGGCCTGTCGTCGCTGACGTGCGGGTTCGACGGTCCCGGCCCTGGCCGGATGCTCGTGGTCGGCACCAAGGGTTGGATCGAGATCGAGCCGCGCTTCCACCACCCGTCGGTGATCACGATCCACCGCCCTGGTGTGCTTCCCCGCGTCATCGAGGCTCCCCCAGCGGGCGCGGCTACAGCCACGAGTTCGCGGAGGCGACCAAACGGATCTCCGAGGGCGCCACCGAGTCCCCGACGATGCCGCTCAGCGACACGCTCGAGGTGA
- a CDS encoding LCP family protein — MDQSASADETDENVQPREKRRNRRLLFTVLGVMLAVVLAAVGIVGYYAKSAVDALDNIQRDPSMMPTGPRPTPVAPGPKGTPMNIVLMGSDHRGGERGRSDVLQVMHISADRSQVFLMSIPRDTWVPVEGHGDAKINAAYSWGGSALAIQTVEQLLQVPMDHSAIIDFEGFVNVIDALGGITVYNQEASSSDGFDFPQGDITLTGEQALRFVRERKNLSDGDFGRATRQREMIKAVLSKLTSTGVVTDPGKFRDAITKLGGNFTVDPDLTNDAIMSLGWSMRDFKPSNIGSFQFPTAGFGTSSDGQSIVLVDRVGLDDLRKALRSDDMLEYYKTHQ, encoded by the coding sequence ATGGATCAATCAGCTAGCGCCGACGAGACGGACGAGAACGTCCAGCCGAGGGAGAAGCGGCGCAACCGACGATTGCTGTTCACCGTGCTTGGCGTCATGCTGGCGGTTGTGCTCGCGGCCGTCGGGATCGTCGGCTACTACGCCAAGTCAGCCGTCGACGCGCTGGACAACATCCAGCGCGACCCGTCGATGATGCCGACCGGGCCGAGGCCCACGCCTGTCGCGCCGGGTCCAAAGGGCACCCCGATGAACATCGTTCTGATGGGCTCCGACCATCGCGGCGGCGAGCGGGGCCGCTCCGACGTCCTGCAGGTGATGCACATCTCCGCAGACCGCAGCCAGGTGTTCCTGATGAGCATCCCGCGCGACACCTGGGTCCCCGTTGAGGGGCACGGCGACGCCAAGATCAACGCGGCCTACTCGTGGGGCGGGTCCGCGCTGGCGATCCAGACCGTGGAGCAGTTGCTCCAGGTCCCGATGGACCACTCGGCGATCATCGACTTCGAGGGCTTCGTCAACGTCATCGACGCGCTCGGCGGCATCACGGTGTACAACCAGGAGGCCTCCTCGAGCGACGGTTTCGACTTCCCGCAGGGCGACATCACGCTGACCGGCGAGCAGGCGCTGCGCTTCGTCCGGGAGCGCAAGAACCTCTCCGACGGCGACTTCGGTCGGGCCACACGGCAGCGGGAGATGATCAAGGCCGTACTCAGCAAGCTCACCTCCACCGGGGTTGTCACCGATCCCGGCAAGTTCCGCGACGCCATCACCAAGCTGGGCGGCAACTTCACCGTCGACCCCGACCTCACCAACGACGCGATCATGTCGCTCGGGTGGTCGATGCGCGACTTCAAGCCGTCGAACATCGGCTCGTTCCAGTTCCCCACCGCCGGCTTCGGCACCTCGTCGGACGGCCAGTCGATCGTGCTCGTCGACAGGGTCGGCCTGGACGACCTCCGCAAGGCGCTCCGCAGCGACGACATGCTCGAGTACTACAAGACGCACCAGTGA
- a CDS encoding polysaccharide biosynthesis protein: MGSLSSSGEWPDIVHSLHTSPAWVRRSVVVAWDIVAWVLALLTFALFRFDWGLGSLQWFSVVSYILVASALQMVIGLACQIYLGRSRIGSFSEAFWLTSLVLVVGAVTGAVFWLVDPGFPRSVILAVPCLALLIMSAGRGLVRMSRMNLHGDAKRTGQRVLLYGAGDLGHQVAHLVARSNNSPYSIVGILDDDPTRRFLRIEGHRVVGTGASLAEQAQRLQASAVVLAIGGVTPSFIGTLSTACEDTGVKLIVVPPVREMIGGKVSLESLREFNVADLLGRRPISTDLSSIAGYVTGRTVLVTGAGGSIGSELAHQVNELRPSKLVLLDRDESALHAVQLRLYGIGLLDSDDMVLCSIRDEEALRAVFEKHRPDVVFHAAALKHLPMLQQYPAEAWKTNVLGTANVLRCAHESGVRNLVNISTDKAADASSVLGGSKRIAERLTGWYAEQYDLAYVSVRFGNVLGSRGSVLHTFKAQIERGGPVTVTDPDVTRYFMTIPEACELVLQAGALGRPGEVMVLDMGEPVRMIDVAQRLIAESGKDIAITFTGLREGEKLDEVLFSVNEHRASSPHPLVSSVRVEPLAP; the protein is encoded by the coding sequence GTGGGATCCCTGAGTTCAAGCGGAGAATGGCCAGACATCGTCCATTCACTACACACGTCACCCGCCTGGGTCCGTCGTTCTGTCGTCGTCGCATGGGACATCGTCGCCTGGGTTCTCGCACTTCTGACCTTCGCCCTATTCCGTTTCGACTGGGGCCTGGGAAGCCTTCAATGGTTCAGTGTCGTCAGCTACATTCTCGTGGCGTCGGCGTTGCAGATGGTGATCGGGCTCGCCTGCCAGATATACCTCGGGCGTAGTCGCATCGGCAGTTTCTCGGAGGCCTTCTGGCTCACGAGCCTCGTGTTGGTCGTCGGCGCTGTGACCGGTGCTGTCTTCTGGCTTGTAGATCCCGGATTTCCGCGCAGCGTCATCCTGGCCGTTCCATGCCTCGCGCTCCTGATCATGAGTGCTGGCCGCGGGCTCGTCCGGATGTCGCGGATGAATCTCCACGGGGACGCGAAGCGCACCGGTCAGCGGGTGCTCCTGTATGGGGCCGGAGACCTCGGCCATCAGGTGGCTCACCTCGTTGCTCGCTCGAACAACTCTCCCTACAGCATTGTCGGGATCCTTGATGACGACCCGACTCGCCGCTTCCTCAGGATTGAGGGTCACCGCGTCGTCGGCACGGGCGCCTCGCTAGCTGAGCAGGCTCAGCGACTGCAGGCTTCCGCGGTGGTCCTCGCGATCGGAGGCGTGACACCAAGCTTCATCGGAACACTGTCGACCGCCTGCGAAGACACTGGCGTCAAACTCATAGTGGTCCCGCCTGTGCGGGAGATGATCGGCGGAAAGGTCTCGCTCGAAAGCCTGCGCGAGTTCAACGTGGCCGACCTGCTCGGGCGACGTCCCATCTCCACCGATCTTTCCAGCATCGCGGGCTACGTCACTGGCAGGACGGTCCTGGTAACCGGAGCAGGCGGGTCAATAGGTTCCGAGTTGGCGCACCAGGTCAATGAGCTTCGCCCCAGCAAGCTCGTCCTGCTCGACCGGGACGAGTCCGCATTGCACGCCGTCCAGTTGCGGCTCTACGGTATTGGCCTTCTCGATAGCGACGACATGGTGCTCTGCAGTATCCGAGATGAGGAAGCCCTCCGCGCGGTCTTCGAGAAGCACCGCCCCGACGTCGTATTCCATGCAGCCGCGCTGAAGCACCTCCCGATGTTGCAGCAGTATCCGGCAGAGGCGTGGAAGACGAACGTGCTCGGCACGGCTAATGTGCTCCGTTGCGCCCATGAGTCAGGGGTCAGGAACCTGGTCAACATCTCCACAGACAAGGCGGCCGACGCTTCGAGCGTGTTGGGCGGCTCAAAGCGGATCGCCGAGCGGCTGACCGGGTGGTATGCCGAGCAGTACGACCTGGCGTACGTGTCGGTCAGGTTCGGCAACGTGCTTGGATCACGCGGCTCCGTCCTGCACACGTTCAAGGCGCAGATTGAGCGCGGTGGCCCGGTCACGGTCACTGACCCGGACGTGACGCGCTATTTCATGACTATCCCGGAGGCCTGCGAGTTGGTCCTTCAAGCTGGCGCTCTCGGCCGCCCAGGCGAGGTGATGGTCCTCGACATGGGCGAACCGGTACGGATGATCGACGTGGCCCAGCGGCTGATTGCCGAGTCAGGTAAGGACATCGCGATCACCTTCACCGGCCTGCGTGAGGGAGAGAAGCTCGACGAGGTCCTCTTTAGCGTTAACGAGCACAGGGCCTCGAGTCCGCATCCGCTGGTGAGTAGCGTGCGGGTTGAGCCTTTGGCCCCCTGA